In the Lentisphaera araneosa HTCC2155 genome, GACGTGGGGATGAAGGTTTTTGTTGATTTCCGCTTTTATGGCGGCTTCCTTAAGGAATTGCCAAACTCGAGAGCGTGTTAAAGGTCGCCCGTTGTTAGAGACGATTAGTTCAGGGGGGTTATTTTTTTTACATAGCTGCGGACGGATATTCTTTATGTATTGACGACTCATTGAAGCTACTTGTGTTCCAAAGGGGACCGAGCGTTCTTTGGAGCCCTTACCTTTGACGCGCAGGAAGCCGCTTTCGTAGTTGAAGCTATCTGTGCGAAGTCCGCAAAGTTCGCTTATGCGAAGTCCGCAGGAATACAGTAGTTCAATGATGAATTTGTTGCGGAATTGTAGTGGGATGGCTTCGTCGTAAATATGCAGTAGTCTCTCGATTTCTGGGAGGCTTAAATAATCGGGTAGTAATCGCGATAAGCGAGCACTCTCAAGGTGTTCGCCGACGTCTTTGGGAACTATTTTTTCTTGATATAAAAATCGAAAGAAGATTTTTAATGTTACTAAGCGTCTCGAGATGGTGCTGTCATTGAGTTCGCGATTTTTGCAATCTTCGCAATAATTGAGAAGATCGTCTTTGTTTATTGAGGGGTATTCTTTATTAAGCTTTTGCTCTTGGTAGGCCGTGAAGTCGTTTAAATCATTGATGTAAGCATCGATCGTATTTTGACTTAAGCCTCGTTCCAAGGATAAGTAGAGCTTAAATTGCGCTAGCATTACTTATAAAGGTTGGACCATGAAGGAGAGCTGCAGTGCTTGAGAGTTGTGTTGATTTTGCGGCTCGTCTTATATAAGGTGTCGACAATATAAAGTTGCTTTTCTCCGCCAGTGTCGCGTGTACAAACAATATGGCGACCATCTGGAGACCAAGAGGGGGCTTCCCAGTGGCCAGCAGTCTTACTGATGATCTTTTCAGTGCCACTTGGGTTTTTTGGGTCACAGGTAGCAATGACGTACTGACGCCCCATTTTTTTAGAGTAAACTAGGAGATTGCTCGTTTTTGACCAATCAGGACTAACGCGTTCGCTGCGGTCATTGAAAAGAGGTTTTGTCGTGAGTTTGGAGGCATTCATCACATAGAGTCGAGGAGTACTGACTTTACCTGAAGATGAAACACTTGAGGAGACGTAGCAGATTTGAGCACCGCTCGGGGAGAAAACAGGGGAGCTCTCGAGGCTAGTCGTTTTTGTTAAGCGACCAGTTTTTCCGATATTATTGAGGTCCATCCAGTAGAGGTCAACTGAGTTACCTTTTGAAAGAGTCATGACGATAGCATTGCCTTTTGGTCTAAAGGCTGCTCCAGTATTCATACCGCGGTAATGAG is a window encoding:
- the xerA gene encoding site-specific tyrosine recombinase/integron integrase, yielding MLAQFKLYLSLERGLSQNTIDAYINDLNDFTAYQEQKLNKEYPSINKDDLLNYCEDCKNRELNDSTISRRLVTLKIFFRFLYQEKIVPKDVGEHLESARLSRLLPDYLSLPEIERLLHIYDEAIPLQFRNKFIIELLYSCGLRISELCGLRTDSFNYESGFLRVKGKGSKERSVPFGTQVASMSRQYIKNIRPQLCKKNNPPELIVSNNGRPLTRSRVWQFLKEAAIKAEINKNLHPHVLRHSFASHLLSNNADLRIIQELLGHADIATTEIYTHVEKTRLQNIHQKFFPRA